AAACCAATAACAACGATTGTAACATGAAGTCACCCCCTATAATGTAGTACTAGTATTATATTATTCTAAAAAATAAATTTGTGTACATAATATATAAAAAGAATATTGACTTTTATTAATACATAAATATATAGAAAGAATATTGATTTTTACTTAATACATAAATATATATGAAGTATAAGTCTATTAAAGCTTTGATAAGTGAGGGAGGATATTATGAAACAAATAATAGTAGAAAAAAATATACCTGTAAATAATAATGAACTTGCAAATGAAAATAGAAAGTTATTAAACGAGAAACAAATCTTTACTATAAATTTATTGGGATCTCCTGGTTCTGGGAAAACATGTTTACTTGAAAAATTAATAGAAAACATTAAAAAACATTATAATATGGCAGTTATCCAAGGAGATTTATACACTGCAAAAGATGCAATGAGGATAGAAAAGCATAATATAGATGTAATTCAACTTAATACTGGAGGTCTATGTTACTTAGATGCTAGTATGATTTCAACATCACTTAATAACTTAGATATAAATAAATTAGATTTTTTAGCTATAGAAAACATAGGTAACTTAGCATTTCCAGAGGAATATGATTTAAGTGAAGATATGAAAATAGTAGTTATGAGCACAACTGAGGGAAATGATAAACCTTTTAAGTATCCATTAATGTTTAAAAGTGCATCTGTAGTTATACTAAATAAATTAGATATTATAGACCATACTAATTTTGATATAAATGAATTCTATAGAGATATACGTATGTTAAATAAAGATATTAAAGTATTTGAAGTATCTTGTAAGGATAATAGAGGCATTGAAGAATTAAGTGATTTTTTAAAAAACAAGATAAGAGAGAAAAAGATAATGAATTCATAATAAAAAGCCTTGTAAATTACAAGGCTTTTTATTATATGTAAATGCTTAGAAATAATAGAAAATAATATTAGTAATATATATTTTTATTTCGAAGTTATTGGTGTTTTTTGACGAATTGTAGTGTATAATATAAAATATTAAAAGCATTGAAATTTTAAAAAAATTTATAAATGGAGGATATTATATGGAAAAAAGTATATCGACTCAAAAAACAAAATCTGCTAAGATATCCTATGATATAGAAGCATTTATATTTTTAGGTATTTTAATTTTTGGATTTTGTTATGTTGCTAATATTATGGGTGCTGGTATAATGTTTAAGGTTATAATGAATACTGCTCATGATTTGCTTTTAAATACAGTATTTCTAATAATGGCAATGGCTGTCCTTGCAGGAGCATTTAGTTCACTACTTTCAGAATTTGGAGTAATCTCACTTTTAAATAAACTATTTGCTATTTTTATGAAGCCGTTATATGGATTACCTGGTGCAAGTATTGCTGGAGCAATAACTACCTACTTATCTGATAATCCAGCAATAATATCATTTAGTAAGGATAAGTCTTTTACGAAATACTTTAAAAAATATCAAATTCCTGCCTTATGTAATATCGGTACATCTTTTGGTATGGGTCTTATCGTAACAACATTTATGATATCTCAAGGTGAAAAATATGTATTACCTGCTTTAATAGGAAATTTAGGAGCTATAATTGGTAGTATAGTAAGTGTTAGGATGATGTTACATTTTACTAAAAAGTTTTATAAAAATGATGTATGTGATGATGAGTGTGATTTAAAATCAAGTACGGTTGAAGAAAATAGATCAACAAGAGAAGGGAGTATATTCCAAAGAGCATTAGATGCTATGCTTGAAGGTGGTAAAAGTGGAGTTGAACTTGGACTTGCTATAATACCTGGAGTATTAGTTGTATGTACATTGGTTATGCTTTTAACATTTGGAGCAAGCACTGATCCAACTACAGGAGAAGCTATCTATACAGGAGCTGCATACGAAGGAATTGGACTACTTCCTATACTTGGAGAAAAACTTAGATTTATATTAGAACCATTATTTGGATTTAAATCAGCTGAAGCTATAGCCTTTCCAATAACATCTTTAGGTGCAGTAGGAGCTGCAATGAGTTTAGTTCCTCAGTTTATAACAGATGGTATAATAACACCTAATGATATAGCAGTATTTACAGCTATGGGTATGTGTTGGAGTGGATATTTAAGTACTCATGTAGGTATGATGGATGCATTAAATGCAAGGGAACTTACAGGTAAAGCTATATTAGCTCATACTATAGGTGGAATTTGTGCAGGAATGTCTGCTCACTTTATATTTATGATTATTTCATAAACTATATAAATGGACTTAAGTTATATACTTAAGTCCATTTTATTTATTATTATTATTTTTTTCTAGGTTTAATAGGTCTTGATGTATTTTGGCTTACAGAACCTGTTTTAGCAGGTCTTAATCTTGGCTCTATATTTAGTTCTTCTCCTATTTCTAAACTAGACTTAGCTACATTTTTAGCTAGTTTAGGTTCTTTTCTTCCTTTATTATTTAAATTTTGTTTTGACATAATATCCTCCTATGCTTTGGTTAATTTACATTAATAATTTAACCAAAATAAGTTCTAGATATTCTTTATAAATATAAAGCTTACATTTTATATTAAAACTATCTTATAATAAGAAAAATTGTTATATATTATAAATAATTTAACTACATTTACCATAAAATAAAATTGCATATATAATTGACAAATTAATAATGGAAGTATATAGTTAATATAAAGTTATTAGCACTCGAACTTATAGAGTGATAATAATATGAAAATACTTTTATTATTTTAAATTTTTAGCATAATAAGTAATAGATTTTATATATAAATTGATGGAGGTATATTTTATGGATATAGAAAAAATGACGGTTAGAGTTCAAAAGTCATTAAATGATGCTTATAGCATAGCTGTAAAAAATCACAATCAACAGTTAGATGTAATACATCTATTTAGTGCACTTGTAAATCAAGAAGATGGGCTTATTCCTAATATATTTGATAAAATGAATGTATCGGTAGATGCTTTAAAAAGTAGTATAGATTTAGAATTAAAAAAATTACCTCAAATACATGGTGAGGGAATAAGTTCTCAAGGAGTAACAGCTACAAGAAGAATAAATGAAGTTTTAATAAAAGCAGAAGAAATATCAAAAGAATTTAAAGATAGTTATATAAGTGTAGAACATGTTATGCTTGCTATTATGGATATGGAATCTAATAATGCAGTAGGAAGAATTTTAAAACAATATAATATAAATAAAAATGACTTCTTAAAAGTATTATCTCAAGTAAGAGGTAGTCAAAGAGTTGAAACACAAGACCCAGAAGGGACTTATGAAGCATTAGCTAGATATGGAACTAATTTAGTTGAACTTGCTAAAAAGAATAAGCTAGACCCTGTTATAGGTAGAGATGAAGAAATAAGAAGAGTTATAAGAATATTATCAAGAAGAACTAAAAATAATCCAGTTCTTATAGGAGAGCCTGGTGTTGGTAAAACAGCTATAGTTGAAGGATTAGCAGAAAGAATAGTTCGTGGAGATGTTCCAGAAGGTTTAAAGGACAAAATAATATATGCATTAGATATGGGTTCTTTAATTGCTGGTGCTAAATATAGAGGGGAATTTGAAGAAAGATTAAAAGCAGTACTTAAAGAAGTTCAATCATCTGATGGAAAGATAATACTATTTATAGATGAAATACACACAATAGTAGGTGCTGGTAAAACTGATGGTGCTATGGATGCAGGAAACCTTATAAAGCCAATGCTTGCACGTGGAGAGTTAAACTGTATAGGAGCTACAACTTTTGATGAATATAGACAATATATAGAAAAAGATAAAGCACTAGAAAGACGTTTCCAACCAGTTATAGCAGAAGAACCTACTGTAGCTGATACTATATCTATATTAAGAGGACTTAAAGAGAGATTTGAAATACATCACGGAGTAAGAATACATGATAATGCAATAGTTGCAGCTGCTAAGTTATCAGATAGATATATACAAGATAGATTCTTACCAGATAAAGCAATTGACTTAATAGATGAAGCAGGGGCTATGATTAGAAGTGAAATAGATTCTCTTCCAACAGAGCTAGATACAGTAAGAAGAAAACTATTTACACTAGAAACAGAAAGAGAAGCTTTATTAAAAGAAAATGATGAAAAAAGTAAAAATAGACTAGAAAAATTAGCAAAAGAAATATCAGAACTTAAGTCTAAAAATGATGAGATGAGTGCTAAATATGAAAAAGAGAAAAAACAAATACTTGAAATAAAGAACTTAAAATCTCAACTTGATGAAGCTAAAGGAAATGTAGAAAAGTTTGAAAGAGAATATGATTTAAATAAAGCTGCTGAAATAAAATACGGTGTAATACCTAAATTAGAAGAACAAATAAAAGAACATGAATTGAAAATGCAGGAAAGTTACGATAATGCATTATTAAAAGAAGAAGTAACAGAAAATGAAATATCTCAAATAGTTGCTAAATGGACAGGAATACCTGTTACTAAATTAGTTGAAGGAGAAAGAGAAAAACTTCTTAAATTAGAAGAGGAACTTCATAAAAGAGTAATAGGTCAAGATGAAGCTGTAACAGCAGTATCAAATGCAGTAATACGTGCTCGTGCAGGTCTTAAAGATGAAAATAAACCAATCGGTTCATTTATATTCCTAGGACCTACAGGAGTTGGTAAAACAGAGCTTGCTAAAACTTTAGCTAATAACTTATTTGATAGCGAAGAGAATATAATAAGAATAGATATGTCAGAATATATGGAAAAACATGCTGTATCTAGACTTATAGGACCTCCTCCAGGATATGTAGGATATGAAGAGGGAGGACAATTAACAGAAGCTGTAAGAAGACATCCATACTCTGTAATTTTATTTGATGAAATAGAAAAAGCACATGAAGATGTGTTTAATATATTCTTACAAATACTAGACGATGGTAGACTTACAGATAATAAAGGTAAGACTGTAGACTTTAAAAATACTCTTATAATAATGACATCAAATATAGGAAGTCAGTATTTATTAGAAGCAGGAGAAAATATAACTGAATCAACTAAAGATTTAGTTATGAATGAAATGAAACATAGATTCAAACCAGAATTTTTAAATAGAGTTGATGATATAATAATGTTTAAACCTTTAGATATGGAAGGAATTAAACAAATAATAGATATATTTGTAAATGCTCTTAGAAAAAGATTAAAAGACAAAAATATAGGTATAGAAGTAACTGACTCAGCTAAAGAAGTTATGGCTAAAGAAGGTTATGACCCAGTATACGGTGCTAGACCATTAAAAAGATATATAAGTAACACACTTGAAACTATAATTGCTAAAAAGATGATAGCAGGCGAAATTTATAGTGGATGTAATATTATTATTGATGGAGAAGATGATAATATTAAAGTAGAAGTTAAATAGAAACTAAAAAGCATCTCAATAGATTTTAATAATCTAGAGATGCTTTTTTTAATTTAGTAGTAGAGTTAAGTTTTTTAAATTAATATTATAAGAAAATAAAAAACTAGATAGCATTGAAATATCAATATTTTTATTAATTTTTTCCATTAAAACTCTTAATATATATATAATTCGCTTCTCTTATTTCGCCAACGATATATCCTTACTACCACTACGGATACATCTGTTGCTCAAAAATATTATTAGATAGATTATTTTATGGGTATTCTTATATAATGCATATTTATGGTATAATAAATTTTTAGATGAAAGTTAAAAATAAATAATATACACTTGAGGAGGTCATAAAGTTGGCAAATACTTTTTACATAGTAAGACATGGACAGACAAACTGGAATATATTAGGCAAAACTCAAGGTCATGGAAATTCAGATTTAACTCAAAAAGGAGAAGAACAAGCATTTGAGTTAGCAAAAGCCATAAAAGAATATCCTATAGACTATATATATAGTAGTGATTTAGGCAGAGCAGTTCAAACTGCTGAAATTGTTGGTGATCAAATAGGTGTTAAGGTTAATCAAACTAAGTCTTTAAGAGAAATGGGATTTGGTGACTGGGAAGGTCTTTTAATAGATGAAATAAAAAAGGATCATGCAAAAACATATGAAACTTGGAGAAATCAACCTCACTTAGCAGATATACCTAATGGTGAGACTCTTCATATTATAAAAGATAGAGTAGATGCCTTTATAAAAGAATTAAATGAAAAATATGATAATAAACATATTTTACTAGTTAGCCACTCTGTTACAGTGAGAGTTATGTTACTTTCATTCTTAAACTCTGGAATGGAAAATATATATAGAATAAAACAAGATAATACCGCTCTTAATATAGTAGAGTGTAGAAATTATGGCCCAGTAATAATAAAGATGAATGATACTAGTCATATAAAAAATAATGAGAAATTAAATAACTCAGCATTAGAATAGGAGTAAATAAATGTCTAAAATTATAGTAGTTGGAGGTGGCCCATCTGGAATGATGGCTGCTCTTAATGCATCAAAGTCTAATCATGAAGTTATATTATTAGAACGAAATGGAGAGTTAGGAAGAAAGCTTTTACTTACTGGTGGTGGCAGATGTAATATAACTAACAACAGAGATATTGAAGATTTTTTTGATAAAGTTGTAAATAATAAAAAGTTTTTATATAGTAGTTTTTATAGCTTTACTAACAAAGATTTATTATCATACTTCGAAGAAAATAATTTAGAATATAAAATTGAAACTGCTAACGACCATAAAGTATATACAAAGTCAGATAAATCAGAAGAAGTAATAATAGCTCTAAAGTCAGATTTAAAAGCTAATAAAGTAAAAATACTATATAATACTAAAGTTGTTGATCTTATAATAGAAAATAATACTGTTATAGGAGTTAAAACAGAAAATAACCAAACTATACTAGCAGATAAAGTTATAATATCAACAGGTGGAAAAAGCTATCCAAACACTGGATCTGATGGTATGATGTATGAAATATTAAAAAAATATGGACATACCATAAATAAAATATATCCAGCATTAATACCACTTACAGTTAAAGAAAGCTTTATCAAAAATTTACAAGGTATTTCTATGAAAAACGTTGAAATTTCTTGTAAAATAAAAAAGAAAAAGATAAGTCAAGTTGGAGATATGTTGTTTGCCCATTTTGGATTAACAGGACCAGCAGTATTAAAGTTTTCGTCATATATAAATAAATATATAGATGAAAATGAGTTAGAAATAAGTTTAGACTTTTTACCTAGTATTAATAGCGATGAAATATCTAAACTTATAAGAGAAAATCCTAACAAAAATGTAATTAATAATCTAAAAGGATTACTACCTCAAAACTTTTTAAAGGAAATATTCAATTTATTAGATTTAACTGATAAAAAAGCTAATGAATTATCAAAGAGTGATGAATTAAAAATAGTAGAGTGTATAAAAAGTATGAAGCTAACTTGCAATGGAAGTATTGGTATAAAAGCTTCTCAAGTCACAAGTGGTGGAGTATCTGTAAAAGAAATAAACTCTTCTACTATGGAATCAAAATTAATAGAAAATCTATTTTTTACAGGGGAAGTAATAGATGTAGACGCTGAGACTGGCGGATATAATTTACAAATAGCTTTTTCAACAGGGTATCTTGCTGGAATAAGTGTATAGGTGATTAATATGAAAGTATTAGCAATAAGAGGTGCAACAACTGTAACTTCTAATAATAAAGAAGAAATATTAAAAGAAACTTCTAAACTAATAGAAACAATAATATTAAAAAATGAATTAAATAATGAAGATATTATAAGTATGTGTTTTACTATGACAAAGGATTTAGATGCTGTATATCCAGCTGTAGCTGTCAGAGAGATTTTAGACATACATGATATACCTATGTTAAATTATGAAGAAAAACATATACAAGGAAGTTTAAGTAAATGTATAAGAGTTATGATGTATATAAATACTGAGAAAACTAAAGCTGATATAAAGCATATTTACTTAAATAACGCAAAAAACTTAAGAAAAGATTTAATAGATAACTAAGAGGAGATAAAAAATGAAAAACTTAGTAATAGCAGTAGATGGACCAGCAGGAGCAGGTAAAAGTACAATAGCAAAATTAATAGCAGAGAAATTAAATATAAACTATATAGATACTGGAGCTATGTATAGAGCAATAACATACAAATGCCTTCAAAATAATATAGATATAAATAATGAAGAAGAAGTTATAAAGATAGCTAAAGATTGTGAAATAGACTTTAAAGACAATAATATATATTTAAATGGAGAAATATTAAAAGACGAAATAAGAACAATGGAAGTTAGTAATAATGTTTCTAATGTAGCAAAAATTAAAGAAGTAAGATACCTTATGGTAGATGTTCAAAGAAATATAGGAAAAATAAATTCAGTTATATTAGATGGAAGAGACATAGGTTCTTATGTATTTCCAAATGCAGATTATAAATTTTTCTTAGTAGCAACACCAGAGGAAAGAGGAAAAAGAAGATATAAAGAGTTAGTTAATAAAGGATATGATGTAAATCTTGAAGAAATAATAAATGATATAATAAAAAGAGATGAAATTGATTCAAACAGAGAATTTGCACCGCTTGTTAAGGCAGATGAT
The Romboutsia ilealis genome window above contains:
- the cmk gene encoding (d)CMP kinase gives rise to the protein MKNLVIAVDGPAGAGKSTIAKLIAEKLNINYIDTGAMYRAITYKCLQNNIDINNEEEVIKIAKDCEIDFKDNNIYLNGEILKDEIRTMEVSNNVSNVAKIKEVRYLMVDVQRNIGKINSVILDGRDIGSYVFPNADYKFFLVATPEERGKRRYKELVNKGYDVNLEEIINDIIKRDEIDSNREFAPLVKADDAIEIDTTGKSINEVVQSVLSKINI
- a CDS encoding CD0519/CD1768 family membrane protein, which translates into the protein MEKSISTQKTKSAKISYDIEAFIFLGILIFGFCYVANIMGAGIMFKVIMNTAHDLLLNTVFLIMAMAVLAGAFSSLLSEFGVISLLNKLFAIFMKPLYGLPGASIAGAITTYLSDNPAIISFSKDKSFTKYFKKYQIPALCNIGTSFGMGLIVTTFMISQGEKYVLPALIGNLGAIIGSIVSVRMMLHFTKKFYKNDVCDDECDLKSSTVEENRSTREGSIFQRALDAMLEGGKSGVELGLAIIPGVLVVCTLVMLLTFGASTDPTTGEAIYTGAAYEGIGLLPILGEKLRFILEPLFGFKSAEAIAFPITSLGAVGAAMSLVPQFITDGIITPNDIAVFTAMGMCWSGYLSTHVGMMDALNARELTGKAILAHTIGGICAGMSAHFIFMIIS
- the hypB gene encoding hydrogenase nickel incorporation protein HypB, with translation MKQIIVEKNIPVNNNELANENRKLLNEKQIFTINLLGSPGSGKTCLLEKLIENIKKHYNMAVIQGDLYTAKDAMRIEKHNIDVIQLNTGGLCYLDASMISTSLNNLDINKLDFLAIENIGNLAFPEEYDLSEDMKIVVMSTTEGNDKPFKYPLMFKSASVVILNKLDIIDHTNFDINEFYRDIRMLNKDIKVFEVSCKDNRGIEELSDFLKNKIREKKIMNS
- the aroH gene encoding chorismate mutase; translated protein: MKVLAIRGATTVTSNNKEEILKETSKLIETIILKNELNNEDIISMCFTMTKDLDAVYPAVAVREILDIHDIPMLNYEEKHIQGSLSKCIRVMMYINTEKTKADIKHIYLNNAKNLRKDLIDN
- the clpB gene encoding ATP-dependent chaperone ClpB, with the translated sequence MDIEKMTVRVQKSLNDAYSIAVKNHNQQLDVIHLFSALVNQEDGLIPNIFDKMNVSVDALKSSIDLELKKLPQIHGEGISSQGVTATRRINEVLIKAEEISKEFKDSYISVEHVMLAIMDMESNNAVGRILKQYNINKNDFLKVLSQVRGSQRVETQDPEGTYEALARYGTNLVELAKKNKLDPVIGRDEEIRRVIRILSRRTKNNPVLIGEPGVGKTAIVEGLAERIVRGDVPEGLKDKIIYALDMGSLIAGAKYRGEFEERLKAVLKEVQSSDGKIILFIDEIHTIVGAGKTDGAMDAGNLIKPMLARGELNCIGATTFDEYRQYIEKDKALERRFQPVIAEEPTVADTISILRGLKERFEIHHGVRIHDNAIVAAAKLSDRYIQDRFLPDKAIDLIDEAGAMIRSEIDSLPTELDTVRRKLFTLETEREALLKENDEKSKNRLEKLAKEISELKSKNDEMSAKYEKEKKQILEIKNLKSQLDEAKGNVEKFEREYDLNKAAEIKYGVIPKLEEQIKEHELKMQESYDNALLKEEVTENEISQIVAKWTGIPVTKLVEGEREKLLKLEEELHKRVIGQDEAVTAVSNAVIRARAGLKDENKPIGSFIFLGPTGVGKTELAKTLANNLFDSEENIIRIDMSEYMEKHAVSRLIGPPPGYVGYEEGGQLTEAVRRHPYSVILFDEIEKAHEDVFNIFLQILDDGRLTDNKGKTVDFKNTLIIMTSNIGSQYLLEAGENITESTKDLVMNEMKHRFKPEFLNRVDDIIMFKPLDMEGIKQIIDIFVNALRKRLKDKNIGIEVTDSAKEVMAKEGYDPVYGARPLKRYISNTLETIIAKKMIAGEIYSGCNIIIDGEDDNIKVEVK
- a CDS encoding BaiN/RdsA family NAD(P)/FAD-dependent oxidoreductase; amino-acid sequence: MSKIIVVGGGPSGMMAALNASKSNHEVILLERNGELGRKLLLTGGGRCNITNNRDIEDFFDKVVNNKKFLYSSFYSFTNKDLLSYFEENNLEYKIETANDHKVYTKSDKSEEVIIALKSDLKANKVKILYNTKVVDLIIENNTVIGVKTENNQTILADKVIISTGGKSYPNTGSDGMMYEILKKYGHTINKIYPALIPLTVKESFIKNLQGISMKNVEISCKIKKKKISQVGDMLFAHFGLTGPAVLKFSSYINKYIDENELEISLDFLPSINSDEISKLIRENPNKNVINNLKGLLPQNFLKEIFNLLDLTDKKANELSKSDELKIVECIKSMKLTCNGSIGIKASQVTSGGVSVKEINSSTMESKLIENLFFTGEVIDVDAETGGYNLQIAFSTGYLAGISV
- a CDS encoding histidine phosphatase family protein, which encodes MANTFYIVRHGQTNWNILGKTQGHGNSDLTQKGEEQAFELAKAIKEYPIDYIYSSDLGRAVQTAEIVGDQIGVKVNQTKSLREMGFGDWEGLLIDEIKKDHAKTYETWRNQPHLADIPNGETLHIIKDRVDAFIKELNEKYDNKHILLVSHSVTVRVMLLSFLNSGMENIYRIKQDNTALNIVECRNYGPVIIKMNDTSHIKNNEKLNNSALE